Sequence from the Xiphophorus maculatus strain JP 163 A chromosome 16, X_maculatus-5.0-male, whole genome shotgun sequence genome:
tcaaaaagtcaattttacataatactaccCCTTTAAGTTTGCCCCATCTAAAATGTAAACCAAGGAAATGATGCAGGAAAGCAGAGACGACCTTTCTTTGCTACAAACTACTGAAGCTAAAAAGACGAAGTTAACTGAGGTTTGATCTTTTAATGCCGCAGAAGGCCTGTAAACATCAGTAGATCCAGTTGTTGGTGCTGTTCTCCCAGGGGTGGAGCTCGCTCTGACGGAACCAGAGACAGATTTCCTTCTGGGCGCTCTCCACCGAGTCGCTGCCGTGGATCACATTCCTGAAAACAGAGTGAAAGTTGCTCCTCTCATTATCATCCCGACGCAAAATGAACAAGTACTTTCTGAAAACACGTCTATGTAAATAAAGTAATACAAtcgtcctttttttttatttttttaccaacaaTATATCCTCACAATGACTTTAAAGGATTTCTGAGATTGTTAATTCAATGGTTACTATCCTGCAGTTTATTCTTACCCAGTATAACtagaaaacatgtttgcatgtttccacgGATAAAAGACTGAGATCAGACCTGTAACTTGCGGAGAAAGGTGATGAAATGGCTCACCTGCCCACTTCCACACAGAAATCTCCCCGGATGGTTCCCGGCAGCGAGTCTGCGGGATTGGTCTCGCCCAGCATCTTGCGAGCGGTCTTCACAACATCTAAACCCTGCCACACCTACACAAAAAGCAGGATGCCTTTGAACACAACCCAACACATCAAAACGTTGCTGAGAAACCCGTTGAGGAAACCCACCATTGCAACAACTGGTCCAGAACTCATGTAGCTTATTAGGGTGCTGTAGAAAGGCTTGTTCCTGAGCTCCCAGTAGTGTTCGCTTAGCAGCTCCTCAGACGCCTGGTGTGCACGTGCAACCAAGATAAACACATTAATTTACCAGATTGTATGTCTGATCCACTGCGCTAACCCTCCGCAGCATTTGAACCACAAGTGAATACCTTTATAAGCTTAAGAGCAACGAGTTTGAAGCCTCTCCTCTCAAAACGACGCACTATTTCTCCCACCAGTTTCCGCTGCACACCGTCCGGCTTCACGGCGATGAAGGTGCGTTCGTTCGCCCCCGTCCAGCCTGAAATGGCACACGGGGAACTGTTTAACTTGACCATAGCATGCGCTTGAGGCCAACAACAAATGAGACCAAACGTATCAAACTCAATCTAGCATCCCAAACTTTACACTGAATTTCTAGCAAACATATTAAAAGATTATGTCACTAGAATAGAATACGTTATTGTTTCTCGAGTTGGAAATACAGTTGCAGGGTTTcacccagaaaacttgctaagccggATGCTTCGAGCACTAGGGCAGTCATCCAGCCACCTGCcatgtttttaagtaaaaaaatgtttttaaattgacagaaaatttgaaaatatgacttgatAACTATGCATTATTGGAAGACTGGAAGTTAATACcaaaacaccaactataaagtcctaaaaaaaaaacaatcattaaaaaaagaactaaaataaattaacatcgcaaagcctggtgggggcaaaagtaaagtctggtggcccgccaggcttacaaTACATTTGACATAAACCCTGAATTGGATTATCAAGTAAATCTGTATCATTAAACAGTCATTGTCTGTGTTACTTGATTTTAATTATGCTCTTTGTTTACTAATTCTCTATATAAAAACCCTCTTCGCTAGAATATGGTGTTAATGACCTATTATACAAAGGTAAAActataaaatatgactaaataaagtaattctagAATTTCTGAAGGAAACTGGTTGCATGCACatcaataatttttattcataaaaataaataaacaatgcatctaacaaataaaataatccgATTTGGGGTCGGCGCCGACAGATCCTGCCTTGGTATTCTCATCCACTGATTAGCATCGCCCCCTAGTGGACACCTATAAAAATGCTGACATTCACAATTTGAAATTCAACTTGCATCTCAGTAAGCTTTATGGAAGGCGTTTGTTCTCCAGTATTTTCATGCGCAACAGCAGCTCTGTAGTATATTCTGCATGGCAGCtggatttaaaacaaagtacCTGCAGCAGGCGCTCAGAGATCTGCACCTCGACATCATTTCAAGCCACAACCCCGCTGTCCAAACCAGAAGTTTGGAACCTCACCGGTTTCATCGCTCCGCGCCTGTTTGGGTACCAGATCCTCCAGCTCCTGCAGATCTCGCTGTGACCTTTTTGTCGGCCTCATTGTGGGGACTCTTGTCCGCAGCAGCCTATCAGATCCCGCAGTCTGCGCACGAGCACAAACCTTCCCAGTAAGCAGCGCGCGAACCCCTGAGCTAATAATAGGACGATGAATCAACTTTTCTGACAATGAGGAGCGGGACGCGTGAGCCACGCTGCGTGCTGTTAGACCCGCGGCTGACGTTAGTTAGTAATAACTCATTAGTTCGGGTTATTTTAGTCACATGTGGCAGTCTGAACTAATGCAACGCTCCAGTTAAAGTTAGAAAGCTTCTTAACTCCACTGTACCCGGGTATAAGTGCTGCCTTTCGGCTAACCGAGGAGGAGGCGACTCTGACCCACCAGCATCTCTTGGAAACTGAAAACATCACCTGGTAAAACTCAGAGCGAGGCTCGGCAAACTGCAACACCAACCTGACTGGAAGACGTGggcaaaaacagacagaaacaggcAGATCATTGTCGAAGCGGGACGGAGCAACACTGTGGTCTGTCTGGGATAGTGAAGGAGGGTGGAGAGGAGAGCTACGTCACGTTGCCAAGGAACGCGCCAAAGCGCGAGCCTGTATGGCAAAcccataaatatttaattggtaCACTAGGCTCTGCAATGCAAAAATCCGTCATTTTGAGATTTCTTCTACAAATTAGAAccatttctagttttctttagATCCCTAGCTTGTCAAACTACAATAATAGAGGCTCCTAATTTATTAGTTGATTAAAAAATTCAATCGCGCCTCTCAATCAAAACATACAAGTCATGATAATCATTCATAAATATGAAGCATCTTCAATATAAAACTAATTACTTGAACTTAAAACTTCCCTTTGCTGCCTCCACTATTGGCTGAATGTAGAAGCTTCTGAGTTAAAAGATGTGAAGGTGCATGTACAGAACAGATCTTGCATTAGattagaataaataaagtgtAACTCcatctttatgttgtttttttgttttttttaaaccagcgtttgtgtgtatttttatagtTCATAGACTGTACATAAATCCCTATGGAAAAGCACTTCAGATGCCACTGCAGTTctactttttttgcatttttacagaGCCCAGGGAGCATTGGCACTATATATCCACAGCACTTAacagaaaatgtcttttgttgTAATAATCCctcaaatgtttctcaaaacaTAAGTCAAAAAGACatgtaaaaatagatttttaatatttatcagCATAATTTTGAATTCATCCTGTATATTGTCTATTTTTATTGATCAAGTAAGATGgctgtagtttttatttatatttacagtttaaaacttATTGGATCTTGTacatttgctttattaaaagcagaaatgaatgGTGTAgtgattaaatttaaataatgtcCTGGTCAAACTGTACTTTATCAGAACTGCTTTTATCTGAGCTGCACACAGCtggacaatgtttttaaaaggtaTTTTTGTGCAATGTACTGCAGCTGACAGCGACAGTCTTCATACGTTTTGCACAGGATTCAAACCtggaaccttcttgctgcagggGAACAGtacaaacagcagcaaatgaatttaatgaagaaaataaaatcactgaaggAGCCGGTTTGATCCCGCTTTTAATATTTAGCACATACAAACATACACGCTTCTCTATGAGATTATAAAGAAGCCAAATCCTTGAAAAGACTGTTCTGGTTCACACCGCTGTCCCCTCTTTCCTATGATTCTCTTCTTCCTGTCTGCGGAAATAGTCTTTGTTGAACACCACATTCCTCTGTAAGGGCAAGGCCGGCTCCTCTGTCACCACCCTGCCTGCAGCTCTCCCACGCTGTGCCAGCATCATGGCACGGAGCAGGGGAGGGTAGGGGACGTAGCGCACCGGAGGCTCCGGGAGGGGCTGGAAGTCCTTGAACTGCTGCTCCATGTCTTTAGGAATCAGGCGCCAGTCGTGGTACATCACCTTCTCCACTTCCTTCACCTCTTTTTCCTGTTTGCCTAacaagtaaatgtttttgtagaaTAGTTATGATTTTTAATATGTACTTGGTGCATCTTTATCGCAACAAAAAGGCATTTGAATAATTTCtactaattttaattattttttattaattttgtcactttacagccacaaactatttgttttcCCTCATGTTGCAACAACACTACATCCTAggtttttaagatgttttacaAAGACATCTTaacatatattttctaaaagaaaatatgttgatACCCCTAAATACAACCCAGTGCAATGACTTTTCTGCAAACATGACAGTGTCTGACTggcatgtgttttattttagtgtaaAGAACGTGAAGGTCTCAGATGTTTGTTAAAGaacagaaggaaacaaaatctcgatgcaaaaaaaggaaacaaaatcttaatataaaaagattttgtatCAAACGcagtttgtggttctaatgtaACAAGAGGTATAAAAACCTTTGCAGGACACAGTAACTGAtgcagtcatttttaaagccaaatgtaaacatttttcagtgttaaatagTACAAGGCCACCTTTTTATGTGTAGCTGTAAATATTCATACGGCATCCAGGCTCcttataaacaagaaaaaactcaaCAGAGCCTAAGATTACCTTTATATGTGAAGATTCCCCATGCTTTGCCATGATCCATGTTCTATaaaagtaaagagaaaagaGATGCTTTataagtttgtgttttctcccaaaacaaacatgtttatgtttcatttgttgATATATTGACCTGCAAACTCAATACTCAACAGCACTGATGCAAAGGATTGGAATATTCAGCAGAGGCTGGTCTTAGCTGAGAcacattttatcacttttatgGAAGTGTTTTTAGCATTGTTCCACAATGGTGAGCCATTAATTAATCTGCTATACACCCAGGACTAGAACATactatttttattaatgaaGAAGAATCTCAGGTGGCTTTTGAAATCAATTGGGACGAGGTTTTCGGACAATAAAAAGTGCTCTGCAATGCCTCACAACATATGTACTGTTTG
This genomic interval carries:
- the nme3 gene encoding nucleoside diphosphate kinase 3 isoform X2 — encoded protein: MICLFLSVFAHVFQSGWTGANERTFIAVKPDGVQRKLVGEIVRRFERRGFKLVALKLIKASEELLSEHYWELRNKPFYSTLISYMSSGPVVAMVWQGLDVVKTARKMLGETNPADSLPGTIRGDFCVEVGRNVIHGSDSVESAQKEICLWFRQSELHPWENSTNNWIY
- the nme3 gene encoding nucleoside diphosphate kinase 3 isoform X1, encoding MRPTKRSQRDLQELEDLVPKQARSDETGWTGANERTFIAVKPDGVQRKLVGEIVRRFERRGFKLVALKLIKASEELLSEHYWELRNKPFYSTLISYMSSGPVVAMVWQGLDVVKTARKMLGETNPADSLPGTIRGDFCVEVGRNVIHGSDSVESAQKEICLWFRQSELHPWENSTNNWIY
- the mrps34 gene encoding 28S ribosomal protein S34, mitochondrial, with translation MAKKKRLRLIAEMARKIRAYRELKSRPKESQKYALDYESMRRPLTGKMLPVLAWQDVRRESRLFSLLAGMRLFGVGRMFTRKSWLEDHPEPSYWQITKVKVDYTAENMDHGKAWGIFTYKGKQEKEVKEVEKVMYHDWRLIPKDMEQQFKDFQPLPEPPVRYVPYPPLLRAMMLAQRGRAAGRVVTEEPALPLQRNVVFNKDYFRRQEEENHRKEGTAV